From Sporosarcina sp. 6E9, a single genomic window includes:
- the secDF gene encoding protein translocase subunit SecDF, with the protein MKIRGRIVSFLLLLVIFTATIGTTVKPILEDVKLGLDLQGGFEVLYQVEPLKKDDQKVTESMVSDTAGALRKRIDVIGVSEPVIQIESTDRIRVQLAGVENQEAARELLSTQANLTFRDTDDNLILDGTDLKEGKAKPDFRQDGKPVVTLEMKDPNKFGEVTTELSKLKPQGKNILVIWLDFEEGVDSYQEEIMKPDPAFVSAPHVDKPIHSANVEISGSFTVEETKDLAGILNAGALPVKLEEIYSTSVGAQFGEQALNKTILAGIIGISLIFIFMVLYYRIPGLIAVITLSVYIYLILVVFTGINAVLTLPGIAALMLGVGMAVDANILTYERIREELRVGKSVFDAFQSGAKSAFTAILDANITTIIAAIVLFIFGTSSVKGFALMLIISILVSFLTAVWGARLLLGLLVRSGKLDNKPGLFGIAKSRVNPLEDEVDTLDLDTKFDRFDFVRTRKRYFTISILLLITGAIMLGVFKLNLGIDFSSGTRVEILADKPITTEEVSEYISSIGHPSTDIVISGENKSIGVVRYAEEFSQEEINKVKAEVSSVYGAEPNVSSVSSTVGKELVKNAIKALLFAAIGIIIYVAFRFEWRMGLASIIGLLHDAFFMIAVFSILRLEVDITFVAAVLTIIGYSINDTIVTFDRIRENLQRIGKIDNADALADVVNKSLRQTLGRSVNTVLTVILVVVALMFLGAESIQNFSIALLIGLLAGTYSSIFISAQIWFVLKKREIIQKGAIKVDKEKKQWGSDEPVV; encoded by the coding sequence ATGAAAATCAGAGGGCGGATTGTGTCGTTTTTACTACTTCTCGTCATTTTCACCGCGACGATTGGAACGACAGTCAAACCGATACTAGAAGATGTAAAACTCGGACTAGATTTACAAGGCGGTTTTGAAGTCTTATATCAAGTTGAACCATTAAAAAAAGATGATCAAAAAGTAACGGAAAGTATGGTCAGTGATACGGCTGGCGCATTACGAAAACGTATTGACGTCATCGGTGTCAGTGAGCCGGTGATACAAATTGAATCGACGGATCGTATTCGGGTACAGCTAGCGGGTGTTGAAAACCAAGAAGCGGCTCGAGAACTACTTTCCACACAAGCAAATCTAACTTTTAGGGATACAGATGACAATCTTATTCTTGACGGTACGGATTTGAAAGAAGGGAAAGCGAAACCTGATTTCCGCCAAGATGGAAAGCCGGTCGTTACGCTTGAAATGAAAGATCCGAATAAATTCGGCGAGGTCACAACTGAACTTTCAAAATTAAAACCGCAAGGCAAAAACATATTAGTGATTTGGTTGGATTTTGAAGAGGGTGTCGATTCTTACCAAGAAGAAATCATGAAACCAGATCCAGCATTTGTCTCCGCACCTCATGTTGACAAACCGATTCATTCTGCAAACGTAGAGATTAGTGGTTCGTTCACAGTGGAAGAAACGAAGGATCTCGCAGGTATATTAAATGCGGGCGCCTTGCCTGTGAAACTTGAAGAAATTTACTCAACATCAGTGGGTGCTCAATTTGGTGAGCAAGCACTGAATAAAACAATCTTAGCTGGTATTATCGGTATTTCTTTAATCTTTATATTTATGGTACTGTATTACCGCATTCCGGGTCTTATCGCGGTTATTACGCTATCTGTCTATATCTATTTAATCTTAGTCGTCTTTACAGGCATCAACGCGGTTCTGACGCTACCAGGGATTGCAGCACTTATGCTTGGAGTTGGTATGGCCGTCGATGCCAATATTTTAACGTATGAACGAATACGAGAAGAATTACGTGTCGGTAAATCTGTATTTGATGCATTCCAATCCGGTGCCAAATCAGCATTCACCGCAATTTTGGATGCGAACATTACAACGATTATTGCAGCAATCGTTCTTTTCATCTTCGGGACAAGCTCTGTTAAAGGCTTTGCGTTAATGCTCATTATTAGTATCTTGGTCAGTTTCTTGACTGCGGTATGGGGAGCGCGCTTGCTTCTAGGACTTCTTGTTAGAAGTGGAAAACTAGATAACAAGCCAGGTTTATTCGGAATTGCGAAAAGCCGCGTCAATCCGCTTGAAGATGAAGTGGATACGCTTGACCTCGATACGAAGTTTGATCGATTTGACTTCGTTCGTACCAGAAAACGCTACTTTACAATTTCAATCCTTTTACTAATCACTGGAGCAATTATGCTCGGCGTGTTTAAATTGAATCTTGGAATCGACTTCTCAAGTGGTACACGCGTTGAAATTCTTGCGGACAAACCGATAACAACTGAAGAAGTATCTGAATATATCAGTTCGATTGGGCATCCATCTACAGATATTGTCATTTCTGGGGAGAATAAATCAATTGGAGTTGTCAGATACGCAGAAGAGTTTTCACAAGAAGAAATAAATAAAGTGAAAGCTGAAGTTTCTTCCGTTTACGGTGCTGAGCCGAATGTTAGCTCCGTATCCTCCACGGTCGGAAAAGAACTTGTTAAAAATGCGATTAAAGCACTTTTATTTGCAGCTATCGGTATTATCATTTACGTAGCATTCCGGTTTGAGTGGAGAATGGGTCTTGCTTCGATTATTGGGCTGTTACACGATGCATTCTTTATGATTGCCGTATTTAGTATCCTTCGACTCGAAGTTGACATTACTTTTGTCGCTGCTGTGTTAACGATAATCGGTTACTCTATCAACGATACAATTGTTACATTTGATCGGATTCGGGAAAACTTGCAACGAATTGGAAAAATAGATAACGCAGATGCGCTTGCAGATGTAGTGAATAAATCATTACGACAAACATTGGGTCGTTCTGTGAACACAGTTCTAACCGTAATTTTAGTTGTCGTGGCCTTAATGTTCTTAGGTGCAGAATCGATTCAAAACTTCTCGATTGCACTGTTAATCGGGCTACTTGCTGGAACATATTCATCGATTTTCATCTCGGCACAAATTTGGTTTGTATTGAAAAAACGTGAAATCATTCAAAAAGGCGCCATTAAAGTGGATAAAGAGAAAAAGCAATGGGGATCAGACGAACCTGTTGTATAA
- the ptsG gene encoding glucose-specific PTS transporter subunit IIBC — protein sequence MFKNAFGVLQKVGQALMLPVALLPAAGLLLGIGNAAQQETMLNFLPFLSADWIQLTASVMEDAGGIIFGNLPLVFAVGVAIGLAKDGAAALAALVGYLVLNQVMSSWLGITPEMLADDPSYALVFGIPTLQTGVFGGILVGLIAAFSYKKFHDIEMPSFLGFFAGKRFVPIATAGIAFVVGLALLVIWPPVQAGMNNASLWLLEEGTYIAVFFFGFIKRLLIPFGLHHIFHAPFWYEFGTYTTTAGAVVRGDMTIFFAQLKDGVQLTAGNFMGGEFPIMMFGLPAAALAMYHAARPERKKLVAGLLGSGALTSFLTGITEPLEFSFLFLSPILFLIHAVLDGLSFVLMTFFGVHVGYTFSGGAIDFFLFGILPGRESWWIVILLGLVFAVIYYFLFRFMISKFNLMTPGREKDDEDGEDNEKAGSTSDLPYDILAAMGGQENIATLDACITRLRVSVKDVKNVDKKELQNLGAAGVLEVGNNIQAIFGPRSEIIKGQIQDVISGKRPRAEVIAEQATTDAVIVNNATDQFVSPIQGELKPLSDVPDAVFAEKMMGDGFAIVPSEGTIVSPVNGKVVSLFPTKHAIGILADSGREILIHVGIDTVKLEGVGFEALVAQDDRIEIGQPLLQVDLDYIKEHATSIITPIIFTNLFEGEEIGINKLGHVDRQEENIITIKK from the coding sequence ATGTTTAAGAATGCTTTTGGCGTATTGCAAAAAGTCGGCCAAGCGTTAATGCTGCCGGTTGCTTTACTACCCGCTGCGGGGTTATTACTTGGTATTGGTAATGCCGCGCAACAAGAAACAATGCTCAATTTCCTGCCGTTTTTGTCAGCAGATTGGATTCAATTGACTGCATCGGTCATGGAAGATGCAGGTGGAATTATATTCGGTAATTTACCGCTTGTTTTTGCGGTTGGGGTTGCAATCGGGCTTGCGAAAGACGGGGCGGCTGCATTAGCGGCGCTCGTAGGTTACTTGGTGTTAAACCAAGTGATGAGTTCTTGGTTGGGAATCACGCCAGAAATGTTGGCTGATGATCCTAGTTATGCATTAGTATTCGGTATTCCAACATTGCAAACCGGTGTGTTCGGCGGGATTTTAGTTGGACTAATCGCGGCATTCAGTTATAAAAAGTTTCATGATATTGAAATGCCTTCATTCCTTGGGTTCTTTGCAGGTAAAAGATTCGTTCCGATTGCAACGGCTGGAATTGCATTCGTCGTGGGATTGGCGCTTCTTGTAATTTGGCCACCTGTGCAAGCGGGCATGAACAATGCTTCACTTTGGTTGCTTGAAGAAGGAACGTATATTGCTGTATTTTTCTTTGGTTTCATCAAACGTCTTTTAATCCCGTTTGGTTTGCATCATATCTTCCACGCACCATTTTGGTATGAATTCGGAACGTACACGACGACTGCAGGTGCGGTTGTTCGCGGCGATATGACGATTTTCTTTGCACAATTAAAAGATGGGGTTCAATTAACTGCTGGTAATTTCATGGGCGGGGAATTCCCGATTATGATGTTTGGTTTACCGGCTGCGGCACTTGCTATGTACCATGCAGCTCGTCCAGAAAGAAAAAAACTGGTTGCTGGTTTATTAGGTTCAGGTGCATTGACATCTTTCTTAACAGGTATTACGGAACCACTTGAATTCTCATTTTTATTCTTGTCACCGATTCTATTCTTGATTCACGCAGTGTTAGATGGTTTATCATTTGTCTTGATGACGTTTTTCGGCGTTCATGTCGGATATACGTTCTCAGGGGGGGCCATTGACTTCTTCCTATTTGGAATATTACCGGGCAGGGAATCTTGGTGGATTGTGATTTTACTTGGTCTTGTCTTCGCGGTAATTTATTATTTCTTGTTCCGCTTCATGATAAGCAAGTTCAATCTTATGACACCAGGCCGTGAGAAAGATGATGAAGACGGAGAAGATAATGAAAAAGCAGGTAGCACAAGCGATCTTCCTTATGACATTCTTGCAGCAATGGGCGGACAAGAAAACATTGCAACGCTAGATGCTTGTATTACACGACTTCGTGTTTCTGTCAAAGACGTCAAAAATGTCGATAAAAAAGAATTGCAGAATCTAGGTGCAGCAGGTGTGCTAGAAGTTGGAAACAATATTCAAGCCATCTTCGGTCCACGTTCTGAAATTATTAAAGGACAAATTCAAGATGTTATCAGTGGCAAACGTCCAAGAGCAGAAGTAATTGCTGAGCAAGCGACAACTGATGCTGTAATTGTAAATAACGCAACAGATCAATTTGTTTCACCGATTCAAGGGGAACTCAAGCCATTATCTGACGTTCCGGATGCCGTATTCGCGGAAAAAATGATGGGTGACGGATTTGCAATCGTGCCTTCTGAAGGTACAATTGTTTCACCAGTAAACGGTAAAGTCGTCAGTTTATTCCCGACAAAACACGCGATAGGTATTCTAGCTGATTCGGGTAGAGAAATTTTGATACATGTAGGTATTGATACAGTGAAGTTAGAAGGCGTGGGCTTTGAAGCGCTTGTTGCACAAGATGACCGTATTGAAATCGGTCAACCATTACTACAAGTCGATCTTGATTATATTAAAGAACATGCAACATCAATTATTACACCAATCATTTTCACGAATTTGTTTGAAGGTGAAGAAATTGGTATCAATAAGTTAGGCCATGTTGATCGACAAGAAGAAAATATCATTACTATTAAGAAATAA
- a CDS encoding post-transcriptional regulator: protein MTTEKDPIFTKMLPALQSKLNEFHLYGYTTVTHEDIWIYCVRKVWRKKDVSEMRTYQITNDILQILPAAFMTYTQIEAQRNSDWFSDLNNADLQILLNPKKDVEKEE from the coding sequence ATGACTACAGAAAAGGATCCTATATTCACGAAAATGCTTCCTGCACTTCAAAGCAAACTGAACGAATTTCATTTGTATGGCTATACAACAGTGACGCATGAAGACATTTGGATCTACTGTGTACGCAAAGTGTGGCGCAAAAAAGATGTGAGCGAGATGAGAACTTATCAAATTACGAATGACATTTTACAAATATTACCCGCGGCTTTCATGACATACACACAAATCGAAGCGCAACGTAATTCGGATTGGTTTTCGGATTTAAACAACGCAGATTTGCAAATTCTATTAAATCCCAAAAAAGATGTTGAAAAAGAAGAATAA
- the glcT gene encoding glucose PTS transporter transcription antiterminator GlcT: MKKYEVQKTLNNNVLIASDIDGNEVVLIGSGIGFGKKNGEPINYEQVEKMFVLNDPEKQEQYKQLLSTIDGETLKMLISVVEVIRERAGMPLNENIHIALTDHLAFAINRMKQGLMIRNPFLLETKALYPDEYKIAEEVRSMVNEKISIDLPEGEVGFIALHIHSAIENKNVGDLTAHSALIVKLINIIEEQLDLEIDKSSIDYTRLIRHLRYAIERMVRGEKVNEPLKITEVLKAEYPVCYNLAWKLIKVMQQSLQKDIHDAEAVYLTLHLQRLHSKKSS, encoded by the coding sequence ATGAAAAAATATGAAGTGCAAAAAACATTGAATAATAACGTCTTGATTGCGTCTGATATTGACGGAAATGAAGTTGTGTTAATCGGAAGCGGGATAGGGTTCGGCAAAAAAAATGGGGAACCGATTAATTACGAGCAAGTGGAGAAGATGTTTGTCTTGAATGATCCTGAAAAACAAGAACAATACAAACAACTTCTTTCAACGATTGATGGAGAAACATTGAAAATGTTGATTTCAGTCGTTGAAGTCATTCGGGAAAGAGCTGGCATGCCGTTAAACGAAAATATACACATCGCATTAACTGACCACTTAGCCTTTGCCATTAATCGGATGAAACAAGGATTAATGATTCGAAATCCTTTTTTGTTGGAAACGAAAGCGCTATATCCGGATGAATATAAAATTGCGGAGGAAGTAAGGTCGATGGTCAATGAAAAAATTAGCATCGACTTGCCTGAAGGTGAAGTAGGTTTCATTGCTTTACACATACATAGTGCCATTGAAAATAAGAATGTCGGCGACTTAACCGCGCACTCAGCGCTAATAGTTAAATTGATCAATATTATTGAAGAACAACTTGATCTTGAAATCGATAAAAGCAGTATTGACTACACACGTTTAATTCGTCATCTACGTTATGCAATTGAGCGAATGGTGCGTGGAGAAAAAGTGAATGAACCATTAAAAATAACAGAAGTGCTAAAAGCCGAATATCCGGTGTGTTATAATCTCGCATGGAAATTGATTAAAGTGATGCAACAATCACTTCAAAAGGATATTCATGATGCGGAGGCTGTTTATTTAACCCTTCATTTGCAGCGCTTACATTCCAAGAAATCTTCATAG